In Maylandia zebra isolate NMK-2024a linkage group LG12, Mzebra_GT3a, whole genome shotgun sequence, a single genomic region encodes these proteins:
- the LOC101477332 gene encoding rabphilin-3A isoform X1 — MTDTVMSSSSDRWVSNDRQRNMHASDKEQGNWTMQPGPGPGPDLTDEEKEIINSVIARAEKMEAMEQERIGRLINRLDDMKKTVCGDGVSRCLLCGEQLGSPGVSSVVCEDCKKNMCTKCGTQCGSRPRAVWLCKICREQREVWKRSGAWFFKGFPKHFLPSPMPLSKAKETGAQEAAEPQRPKASGPRETVTQQQAPGPEPQGRPGYPPVAPKPVMRMASGGAGPEEAGQGSPVVMKKMVPVQSTRPQPCASTNVTQQGSMVGDGGAYSSGAVPPEQRAPPAVREDRRQPTAYGAPPARQQPPPADEEEEVNDYDSDEATTLGSLEFSLHYEQESNSLHCTILKAKGLKPMDSNGLADPYVKLHLLPGASKSNKLRTKTLRNTRNPVWNEALTYHGLTDEDMQRKTLRVSVCDEDKFGHNEFIGETRVALKKLKMNQKKNFNVCLERVVPTKKTATAGTARGIALYEDEPGKDGTEVEERGRILISLMYSTQQNRLIIGVVRCVHLAAMDANGYSDPYVKICLKPDMGKKGKCKTQIKKRTLNPEFNEEFSFDIKHSELAKKTLDISVWDYDIGKSNDYIGGCQLGITAKGERLKHWYECLKNKDKKIERWHTLLNENHVASD; from the exons ATGACAGACACAGTGATGAGCAGCAGCTCAGATCGCTGGGTGTCCAATGACAGGCAGAGGAACATGCACGCTAG TGATAAAGAACA GGGCAACTGGACCATGCAGCCAGGCCCCGGTCCCGGTCCAGACCTCACCGATGAAGAGAAGGAGATTATAAACAGCGTGATCGCCCGTGCTGAGAAAATGGAGGCCATGGAGCAGGAGAGAATTGG gcGTTTGATAAACCGCCTGGACGACATGAAAAAGACTGTGTGTGGGGATGGAGTGTCCCGCTGTTTGCTgtgtggagagcagctgggctCACCTGGGGTCAGCTCAGTGGTGTGCGAGGACTGCAAAAAG AACATGTGTACCAAGTGTGGCACACAGTGTGGCAGTCGGCCACGCGCTGTGTGGCTGTGCAAGATCTGCAGAGAGCAGCGAGAG GTGTGGAAGAGATCTGGTGCCTGGTTTTTCAAAGGTTTCCCGAAGCATTTCCTGCCATCACCGATGCCATTATCTAAAGCAAAAGAGACAGGTGCCCAGGAGGCAGCAGAGCCCCAGAGGCCAAAAGCCTCTGGGCCGAGGGAGACAGTAACCCAACAACAAGCACCAG GGCCCGAGCCACAGGGCCGTCCTGGTTACCCACCTGTGGCCCCTAAACCAGTTATGCGCATGGCCTCAGGCGGGGCTGGCCCAGAAGAGGCCGGGCAGGGCAGCCCAGTGGTGATGAAGAAGATGGTGCCTGTCCAGAGCACCAGACCACAGCCTTGTGCATCCACCAACGTGACGCAGCAGG GTTCAATGGTCGGAGATGGAGGTGCTTACTCTTCTGGTGCAGTTCCTCCAGAGCAGAGAGCGCCTCCTGCAGTGAGAGAGGACAGGAGGCAGCCGACTGCCTACGGTGCCCCTCCTGCCCGACAGCAACctcccccagctgacgaggaggAGGAAGTCAATGACTATGACTCGGATGAAGCCA CCACTCTGGGCTCTCTAGAGTTCAGTCTTCACTATGAACAGGAAAGCAACAGCCTCCACTGTACCATCCTCAAAGCAAAG GGACTGAAACCCATGGACTCAAATGGACTGGCAGATCCTTATGTCAAGCTTCATCTGCTGCCAGGGGCTAGTAAG TCGAACAAGCTGCGCACAAAGACACTGAGAAACACCCGCAACCCTGTGTGGAATGAGGCGCTCACCTACCATGGCCTGACAGATGAGGACATGCAGCGTAAGACCCTCAG GGTCTCTGTCTGTGACGAAGACAAGTTTGGGCATAATGAGTTTATCGGGGAAACCCGAGTGGCACTGAAGAAACTGAAGATGAATCAGAAGAAAAACTTCAACGTGTGTCTAGAGAGAGTTGTGCCT ACAAAGAAAACCGCAACAGCCGGCACAGCCAGAGGGATCGCTCTCTACGAGGATGAG CCGGGGAAAGACGGCACAGAGGTAGAAGAGCGTGGTCGGATTCTGATATCCCTGATGTACAGCACCCAGCAGAACCGCCTCATTATAGGCGTTGTGCGCTGCGTCCATCTGGCGGCCATGGATGCGAATGGTTACTCGGACCCATATGTCAAAAT ATGTCTGAAGCCTGACATGGGGAAGAAGGGAAAGTGCAAAACACAAATCAAGAAGAGGACTCTGAACCCAGAGTTTAACGAG GAATTCAGTTTCGACATCAAACACAGTGAACTGGCCAAGAAGACGCTAGATATATCAGTGTGGGATTACGATATTGGGAAGTCCAATGACTACATAG GTGGATGTCAGTTGGGTATCACTGCCAAGGGAGAGAGGCTGAAGCACTGGTATGAGTGTTTGAAGAACAAAGACAAGAAGATTGAGCGCTGGCACACCTTGTTAAATGAGAATCACGTTGCTAGTGATTAA
- the LOC101477332 gene encoding rabphilin-3A isoform X2, which translates to MTDTVMSSSSDRWVSNDRQRNMHARGNWTMQPGPGPGPDLTDEEKEIINSVIARAEKMEAMEQERIGRLINRLDDMKKTVCGDGVSRCLLCGEQLGSPGVSSVVCEDCKKNMCTKCGTQCGSRPRAVWLCKICREQREVWKRSGAWFFKGFPKHFLPSPMPLSKAKETGAQEAAEPQRPKASGPRETVTQQQAPGPEPQGRPGYPPVAPKPVMRMASGGAGPEEAGQGSPVVMKKMVPVQSTRPQPCASTNVTQQGSMVGDGGAYSSGAVPPEQRAPPAVREDRRQPTAYGAPPARQQPPPADEEEEVNDYDSDEATTLGSLEFSLHYEQESNSLHCTILKAKGLKPMDSNGLADPYVKLHLLPGASKSNKLRTKTLRNTRNPVWNEALTYHGLTDEDMQRKTLRVSVCDEDKFGHNEFIGETRVALKKLKMNQKKNFNVCLERVVPTKKTATAGTARGIALYEDEPGKDGTEVEERGRILISLMYSTQQNRLIIGVVRCVHLAAMDANGYSDPYVKICLKPDMGKKGKCKTQIKKRTLNPEFNEEFSFDIKHSELAKKTLDISVWDYDIGKSNDYIGGCQLGITAKGERLKHWYECLKNKDKKIERWHTLLNENHVASD; encoded by the exons ATGACAGACACAGTGATGAGCAGCAGCTCAGATCGCTGGGTGTCCAATGACAGGCAGAGGAACATGCACGCTAG GGGCAACTGGACCATGCAGCCAGGCCCCGGTCCCGGTCCAGACCTCACCGATGAAGAGAAGGAGATTATAAACAGCGTGATCGCCCGTGCTGAGAAAATGGAGGCCATGGAGCAGGAGAGAATTGG gcGTTTGATAAACCGCCTGGACGACATGAAAAAGACTGTGTGTGGGGATGGAGTGTCCCGCTGTTTGCTgtgtggagagcagctgggctCACCTGGGGTCAGCTCAGTGGTGTGCGAGGACTGCAAAAAG AACATGTGTACCAAGTGTGGCACACAGTGTGGCAGTCGGCCACGCGCTGTGTGGCTGTGCAAGATCTGCAGAGAGCAGCGAGAG GTGTGGAAGAGATCTGGTGCCTGGTTTTTCAAAGGTTTCCCGAAGCATTTCCTGCCATCACCGATGCCATTATCTAAAGCAAAAGAGACAGGTGCCCAGGAGGCAGCAGAGCCCCAGAGGCCAAAAGCCTCTGGGCCGAGGGAGACAGTAACCCAACAACAAGCACCAG GGCCCGAGCCACAGGGCCGTCCTGGTTACCCACCTGTGGCCCCTAAACCAGTTATGCGCATGGCCTCAGGCGGGGCTGGCCCAGAAGAGGCCGGGCAGGGCAGCCCAGTGGTGATGAAGAAGATGGTGCCTGTCCAGAGCACCAGACCACAGCCTTGTGCATCCACCAACGTGACGCAGCAGG GTTCAATGGTCGGAGATGGAGGTGCTTACTCTTCTGGTGCAGTTCCTCCAGAGCAGAGAGCGCCTCCTGCAGTGAGAGAGGACAGGAGGCAGCCGACTGCCTACGGTGCCCCTCCTGCCCGACAGCAACctcccccagctgacgaggaggAGGAAGTCAATGACTATGACTCGGATGAAGCCA CCACTCTGGGCTCTCTAGAGTTCAGTCTTCACTATGAACAGGAAAGCAACAGCCTCCACTGTACCATCCTCAAAGCAAAG GGACTGAAACCCATGGACTCAAATGGACTGGCAGATCCTTATGTCAAGCTTCATCTGCTGCCAGGGGCTAGTAAG TCGAACAAGCTGCGCACAAAGACACTGAGAAACACCCGCAACCCTGTGTGGAATGAGGCGCTCACCTACCATGGCCTGACAGATGAGGACATGCAGCGTAAGACCCTCAG GGTCTCTGTCTGTGACGAAGACAAGTTTGGGCATAATGAGTTTATCGGGGAAACCCGAGTGGCACTGAAGAAACTGAAGATGAATCAGAAGAAAAACTTCAACGTGTGTCTAGAGAGAGTTGTGCCT ACAAAGAAAACCGCAACAGCCGGCACAGCCAGAGGGATCGCTCTCTACGAGGATGAG CCGGGGAAAGACGGCACAGAGGTAGAAGAGCGTGGTCGGATTCTGATATCCCTGATGTACAGCACCCAGCAGAACCGCCTCATTATAGGCGTTGTGCGCTGCGTCCATCTGGCGGCCATGGATGCGAATGGTTACTCGGACCCATATGTCAAAAT ATGTCTGAAGCCTGACATGGGGAAGAAGGGAAAGTGCAAAACACAAATCAAGAAGAGGACTCTGAACCCAGAGTTTAACGAG GAATTCAGTTTCGACATCAAACACAGTGAACTGGCCAAGAAGACGCTAGATATATCAGTGTGGGATTACGATATTGGGAAGTCCAATGACTACATAG GTGGATGTCAGTTGGGTATCACTGCCAAGGGAGAGAGGCTGAAGCACTGGTATGAGTGTTTGAAGAACAAAGACAAGAAGATTGAGCGCTGGCACACCTTGTTAAATGAGAATCACGTTGCTAGTGATTAA